In the genome of Cydia strobilella chromosome Z, ilCydStro3.1, whole genome shotgun sequence, one region contains:
- the LOC134753801 gene encoding uncharacterized protein LOC134753801, translating into MDTYVSEQEITYELIRKIGINLKKQGKSRITKGYVQARIDTLNEYWQKFQTNHFQILKYATTAQKKEHNYFTTDLYSNGEEEYFVIKGELSDTIELFNKSETLSEQPQSQPQYKSTSEVNKHSTQEVKLPKVILPQFSGDYQEWTSFRDLYTSLVHNKTSLSKVQKLHYLKSSVTGEAEQLLKHLQITEKNYDVAWETLDKRYNNKRMIVNTILNRFMNQKKVYNGTSRSIRELLDTTQECLNSLKNNDVKINEWDTIVIHIILNKLDDETRKQWEEEIKALQSCRN; encoded by the coding sequence ATGGATACTTACGTGTCGGAACAAGAAATTACTTACGAATTAATAAGAAAGATCGGGATAAACTTAAAGAAGCAAGGAAAATCACGTATTACGAAAGGCTATGTACAAGCTAGAATTGATACATTGAACGAGTATTGGCAGAAATTTCAAACAAACCATTTCCAAATCTTGAAATATGCAACTACGGCTCAGAAAAAGGAGCATAATTACTTCACAACCGACTTGTACTCCAATGGAGAAGAAGAGTATTTTGTGATTAAAGGAGAGTTATCGGATACTATCGAGCTATTCAACAAATCCGAAACTTTGAGTGAGCAACCGCAATCGCAACCGCAATACAAGTCAACGTCGGAAGTAAACAAGCATTCTACGCAAGAGGTGAAGCTTCCAAAAGTGATCCTGCCCCAATTCTCTGGAGATTATCAAGAATGGACGTCATTTAGAGACCTGTACACGTCGCTCGTTCATAATAAAACATCGCTGAGCAAGGTACAAAAACTTCATTACCTGAAATCAAGTGTCACCGGTGAAGCTGAACAATTATTGAAGCATCTGCAAATAACCGAGAAAAACTATGATGTTGCATGGGAAACTTTAGACAAGAGGTACAACAACAAACGCATGATAGTAAATACCATCTTGAATAGATTTATGAATCAAAAGAAAGTGTACAACGGCACATCTAGATCTATCAGAGAGCTACTCGATACTACCCAAGAATGCCTGAACAGCCTTAAAAACAACGACGTAAAGATTAACGAGTGGGATACTATCGTGATTCACATTATACTCAACAAATTGGATGACGAGACGCGCAAACAGTGGGAAGAGGAGATAAAAGCGCTACAGAGTTGCCGAAACTAG